From Methanoculleus oceani, a single genomic window includes:
- a CDS encoding DNA-directed DNA polymerase II small subunit yields MLANAEIVRRFLELKHQVHPDVVSYIREQDDPTLIDRIAAGVPGGTLVISAEHIPGLRKVRDGTRFLVDPELEVIMGNPGTTGSVSGHEDAVHYFRDRYNSLSSMIRSRMNVMPIEALVKSPHRYRDEECNVIGMVADVRTTAKGHRLVEVEDPTGAMRVLFNKGRDDSFAEAERILPDEVIGVKGKLSNDGGLFFAEQLSRPDVPINNAPFRSDRPGKAVLISDVHVGSDTFLEEGWNRFADWLQDSDAGYLLIAGDLVDGIGIYPGQENELTIKNIYEQYDVFAEMLRDLPSRIRIVAAPGNHDVVRMAEPQPAIPPEFTGKFPANCTLVENPCLLNLQGVRVLMYHGRSIDDMIGLIPGASYERPGEIMEEMLKRRLLASPYGMRTPIAAMKTDRLVIDPLPEILLTGHVHICGITRYRGVLGVNTGTWQSQTAFQKQMNIHPTPARAFVVDLQTLQPEVLDFS; encoded by the coding sequence ATGCTCGCCAACGCCGAGATCGTACGCCGGTTCCTTGAGCTGAAGCATCAGGTCCATCCTGATGTGGTGAGTTACATCCGGGAGCAGGACGACCCGACGCTCATCGACCGGATAGCAGCGGGGGTCCCCGGCGGCACCCTGGTCATCTCAGCGGAGCATATCCCGGGCCTCCGGAAGGTCCGTGACGGGACCCGGTTCCTCGTCGATCCGGAACTCGAGGTGATCATGGGGAACCCCGGAACCACGGGCAGCGTCAGCGGCCACGAGGACGCCGTCCACTACTTCCGGGACCGCTACAACAGCCTCTCCTCCATGATCCGGAGCCGGATGAACGTGATGCCGATCGAGGCGCTGGTCAAATCCCCCCACCGCTACCGGGACGAGGAGTGCAACGTCATCGGGATGGTGGCCGACGTGCGGACGACCGCCAAAGGGCACCGGCTCGTCGAGGTGGAGGATCCCACCGGGGCCATGCGGGTGCTCTTCAATAAAGGAAGGGACGACTCCTTCGCGGAGGCGGAGCGGATCCTCCCCGACGAGGTGATCGGGGTCAAGGGAAAACTCTCAAACGACGGGGGACTCTTCTTCGCCGAGCAACTCTCCCGCCCGGACGTTCCCATCAACAACGCCCCGTTCAGGAGCGACCGGCCGGGCAAGGCGGTCCTGATCTCCGACGTTCATGTCGGGAGCGACACGTTCCTCGAGGAGGGGTGGAACCGGTTCGCCGACTGGCTCCAGGACTCCGACGCCGGCTACCTCCTGATCGCGGGAGACCTCGTCGACGGCATCGGGATCTACCCCGGGCAGGAGAACGAACTGACGATCAAGAACATCTACGAGCAGTACGACGTCTTTGCAGAGATGCTCCGGGACCTGCCCTCCCGGATCCGGATCGTCGCCGCCCCGGGGAACCACGACGTCGTCAGGATGGCCGAGCCGCAGCCGGCGATCCCGCCGGAGTTCACCGGGAAGTTCCCGGCAAACTGCACCCTCGTCGAGAACCCCTGCCTGCTGAACCTCCAGGGCGTCCGGGTCCTGATGTACCACGGGCGGTCGATCGACGACATGATCGGGCTCATTCCGGGAGCGAGTTACGAGCGGCCCGGCGAGATCATGGAGGAGATGCTGAAACGTCGGCTGCTGGCCTCTCCCTACGGTATGCGGACCCCCATCGCAGCGATGAAGACCGACCGGCTCGTCATCGATCCGCTCCCGGAGATCCTCCTCACGGGGCACGTCCACATCTGCGGCATCACCCGCTACCGGGGCGTCCTCGGAGTGAACACCGGCACCTGGCAGTCCCAGACTGCGTTTCAGAAACAGATGAATATCCACCCTACGCCCGCGCGGGCGTTCGTCGTCGATCTCCAGACACTCCAGCCCGAAGTGCTGGATTTTAGCTGA
- a CDS encoding S26 family signal peptidase has product MSDTTWLQRAASALAAFRESDRPVVSLARDLLWVVAVVGGIALLLYLFAGTWPAVVTIESESMVPNMNVGDLVLVVDEDRFGGLTTWVEGQRIGHSSFGDYGDVIVYRPNGADSVHPIIHRAMTYVDTAAVEESGLGQYYEDPHGGYITRGDNNPYIDQGNLRISGVGVVEPVKKEWIVGKALFAVPLIGYLPLHLVEFAVIVILIILIHDFVLARRKEKEE; this is encoded by the coding sequence ATGTCGGATACCACCTGGCTGCAGCGTGCAGCATCGGCCCTCGCGGCGTTCCGGGAGAGTGACCGCCCGGTCGTCTCCCTCGCCCGGGATCTCCTCTGGGTCGTCGCGGTCGTGGGCGGCATTGCTCTTCTTCTCTACCTCTTCGCCGGCACCTGGCCGGCGGTGGTCACGATCGAGTCGGAGAGCATGGTCCCGAACATGAACGTCGGCGACCTGGTGCTCGTCGTCGACGAGGACCGGTTCGGCGGTCTCACGACGTGGGTCGAGGGGCAGAGGATCGGACACTCGTCCTTCGGGGACTACGGCGACGTGATCGTCTACCGCCCGAACGGCGCCGACTCCGTCCACCCGATCATCCATCGGGCGATGACCTACGTCGATACCGCCGCCGTGGAAGAGTCGGGACTCGGGCAGTACTACGAAGACCCGCACGGCGGCTACATCACCCGGGGGGACAACAACCCCTACATCGACCAGGGAAACCTCCGGATATCCGGCGTCGGGGTGGTCGAGCCGGTGAAGAAGGAGTGGATCGTGGGTAAAGCCCTCTTCGCGGTGCCGCTCATCGGCTACCTGCCCCTGCATCTCGTCGAGTTTGCCGTCATCGTCATCCTGATCATCCTCATCCACGATTTCGTCCTTGCGCGGCGCAAAGAGAAAGAGGAATAA